From Nicotiana tabacum cultivar K326 chromosome 22, ASM71507v2, whole genome shotgun sequence, one genomic window encodes:
- the LOC107760648 gene encoding 2-isopropylmalate synthase B codes for MASITANHTFSRNPNISLHPQNPLIQTQALFNFKSSIPKCSPIICCAIRRRPDYTPSHIPDPKYIRIFDTTLRDGEQSPGATMTTKEKLDVARQLAKLGVDIIEAGFPASSEADLEAVKLIAKEVGNGVYEEGHVPVICGLARCNKRDIDKAWEAVKYAKKPRIHTFIATSEIHMKFKLKMSRDEVVEKARSMVAYARSIGCEDVEFSPEDAGRSDPEFLYHILGEVIKAGATTLNIPDTVGYTVPSEFGKLIADIKANTPGIGDVIISTHCQNDLGLSTANTLAGACAGARQVEVTINGIGERAGNASLEEVVMALKCRGEQVLGGLYTGINTQHILMSSKMVEEYTGLHVQPHKAIVGANAFAHESGIHQDGMLKHKDTYEIISPEDIGLNRANESGIVLGKLSGRHALQAKMLELGYDIEGKELEDLFWRFKSVAEKKKKITDDDLIALMSDEVFQPQFVWQLENVQVTCGSLGLSTATVKLIDADGQEHVSCSVGTGPVDAAYKAVDLIVKVPVALLEYSLNAVTEGIDAIASTRVLIRGENGHTSTHALTGETVHRSFSGTGADMDIVISSVRAYIGALNKMLSFRKLVSKHSRPEGSAVV; via the exons ATGGCGTCTATCACCGCAAACCATACATTTTCCCGTAACCCTAACATCTCATTGCATCCCCAAAATCCTCTCATTCAAACCCAAGCTCTCTTCAACTTCAAATCATCAATCCCCAAATGTTCCCCTATTATCTGCTGCGCAATCCGCCGTCGACCCGACTATACCCCGAGCCACATTCCCGACCCGAAATACATCCGCATCTTCGACACCACTCTCCGCGACGGCGAACAATCTCCAGGCGCCACAATGACCACAAAAGAAAAACTCGACGTTGCGCGTCAGTTAGCTAAGCTTGGTGTTGACATAATTGAAGCCGGTTTTCCTGCTTCTTCTGAAGCTGATCTCGAAGCTGTGAAATTAATAGCGAAGGAAGTTGGAAATGGTGTGTATGAAGAGGGACATGTTCCGGTAATCTGTGGACTTGCGAGGTGTAATAAGAGGGATATTGATAAGGCTTGGGAGGCTGTGAAGTATGCGAAAAAACCGAGGATTCATACGTTTATTGCGACTAGTGAGATACATATGAAGTTTAAGTTGAAGATGAGTAGAGATGAAGTTGTGGAGAAAGCTAGAAGTATGGTTGCTTATGCTAGGAGTATTGGTTGTGAGGATGTTGAATTTAGCCCTGAAGATGCTGGAAG ATCTGATCCTGAGTTCCTCTATCATATCCTTGGAGAGGTCATCAAAGCTGGGGCAACAACCCTTAACATCCCTGATACTGTTGGATACACTGTTCCCAGTGAATTTGGAAAATTGATCGCTGATATAAAGGCCAATACCCCAGGAATTGGAGATGTGATCATCTCAACGCACTGCCAGAACGATCTTGGGCTTTCTACTGCCAACACCTTAGCT GGAGCATGTGCAGGTGCAAGACAAGTAGAAGTGACCATCAATGGAATCGGTGAAAGAGCTGGAAATGCTTCTTTGGAGGAG GTTGTAATGGCCTTAAAATGTCGTGGAGAGCAAGTACTAGGTGGCCTGTATACAGGAATTAATACACAACATATACTCATGTCAAGCAAGATG GTAGAGGAGTACACCGGGCTTCATGTGCAGCCACACAAGGCCATTGTTGGAGCTAATGCTTTTGCTCATGAAAGTGGCATCCATCAG GATGGAATGTTAAAACACAAAGATACATATGAGATTATATCTCCTGAAGATATTGGGCTTAACCGAGCTAATGAATCTGGTATCGTCCTCGGGAAACTCAG TGGGCGTCATGCTTTGCAAGCCAAAATGCTCGAG CTTGGATACGATATTGAGGGAAAAGAACTTGAGGACCTCTTTTGGCGATTCAAATCTGTGGCTGAGAAGAAAAAG AAAATTACAGATGATGACCTGATAGCATTGATGTCAGATGAAGTTTTCCAGCCTCAATTTGTTTGGCAACTCGAAAATGTACAG GTTACATGTGGAAGTCTTGGCCTTTCTACGGCAACTGTTAAGCTCATTGACGCTGATGGTCAAGAGCATGTTTCTTGTTCTGTTGGAACGGGGCCAGTTGATGCGGCTTACAAGGCAGTTGATCTCATTGTAAAG GTACCTGTAGCACTACTTGAATATTCCTTGAATGCAGTCACGGAAGGTATAGATGCCATAGCTTCAACCAGAGTTTTAATTCGTGGGGAGAATGGACATACATCAACCCATGCTTTAACTGGAGAGACTGTACACCGTTCGTTTAG TGGAACCGGAGCAGATATGGATATTGTTATCTCTAGTGTCCGAGCCTATATTGGAGCATTGAATAAGATGCTGAGTTTCAGAAAGCTGGTGTCGAAACACAGCAGACCTGAAGGCAGTGCAGTCGTATAG
- the LOC107825049 gene encoding uncharacterized protein LOC107825049 yields the protein MGLIYAALLCFLVGVYGARSEQLSTKECENLGFSGLALCSDCRTLVEYVKDQELVSECLSCCTEDSDDAMSKVVYSGAILEVCMRKLVFYPEVVGFIEEEKDKFPYVKVQYAYNSPPKLIMLDDHGEHKETIRIDNWKREHILQFLKEKVKPSSDS from the exons atgggtCTGATCTACGCAGCATTGTTGTGCTTCCTTGTTGGAGTTTATGGTGCAAGATCAGAGCAGTTGAGCACGAAAGAGTGTGAAAATCTCGGGTTTTCGGGTCTAGCTCTGTGCTCCGATTGTAGAACTCTTGTTGAGTATGTTAAAGATCAAG AGTTGGTGTCTGAATGTTTGAGCTGTTGCACTGAAGACTCTGATGATGCCATGAGTAAG GTTGTTTATTCTGGAGCAATTTTGGAAGTCTGCATGAGAAAGCTGGTTTTCTATCCTGAAGTCGTTGGATTCATTGAAGAAGAAAAGGATAAGTTCCCTTACGTAAAAGTTCAATATGCATATAATTCTCCGCCAAAGTTGATCATGTTGGATGATCATGGAGAGCACAAGGAGACCATTAG AATTGATAACTGGAAACGCGAGCACATATTGCAGTTCTTGAAAGAGAAGGTTAAACCATCATCAGATAGCTAA